The genomic interval AATGCCACAAATATCAATAATCGTTTTAAAGCAAGTATTGCTTATTTAAAAGAAAAACAAGTTGATTTTAAAGCTTTTTACAGTCAAAGTTATGATTTTGAAGAAATTCAGAAAGAGGCGAGAGAAGTGCTTGCCAATGAAGAAAACTTTGATAGTATTATTGCACCATCGGATATTCATGCTATGGCTTATATCCACGAAATTCATCGTTTAAATAAGAAAATTCCTGAGGATATTCAAATTATTGGTTATGACGATATTCAAATGAGCCAATTCATTTATCCAGCACTCTCAACCATTCATCAATCTGCTTATCAGATGGGGCTTGAAGCTGCTCAACTTATTTATAAAATCGCGACTGACCAAGCAATTGAGAAGTCTAAAATTGAACTCCCTGTTCATTATGTAGCGCGTGAAACAATTCGACAAAAGAGAAAAGAATGAGGAAAAATTAATGACAAAAGTAAGTGTTATAGGAAGTATTTCAATGGATTTAGTCACAAGGACTAACCGAGTGCCGAATGCTGGAGAAACAGTATTTGGTGAAGATTTCGCTATGGTTCCCGGTGGAAAAGGAGCGAACCAAGCCGTTGCTTTTGCTAGACTTTCTCCTAATGAAGTAAGTATGATTGGAGCAGTAGGCAAGGATGCTTTTGGTGAGAGTATTTTGCAAAACTTCAAAGAAAATGCAGTTCTTTTTGAAAATGTGGGAACGGTACCACAAACAACAGGGATTGCTCAAATTACTCTCTATGATGACGATAATCGTATTATTATTATTCCAGGTGCTAATAATGAAGTTCTACCAAGTTATCTAGCAGACCTTTGGGAGAAAATTAAAGAAAGCCAACTTGTTATTCTACAAAATGAAATTCCACATGAAACAAATCTAGCGATTGCTAAATTCTGTAAAGAAAATGCGATAAAAGTTCTTTATAATCCAGCTCCAGCAAGAAAAACAGATTTGGAAATGATTGATTTTGTTGATTATATCACACCGAATGAACACGAATGTAAGGAACTTTTTCCAAATTTAGCACTTGAAGAAATTCTCAAAAAATATTCAAATCGTCTGATTGTCACCTTAGGAAGTGAAGGAGTCATTTTCCACGATGGAGAGACTCTTCAAAAAATTCCTGCCATAAAAGCTAAAGTTGTAGATACAACTGGTGCAGGAGATACATTCAACGGAGCCTTTGCCTTTGGTTTGACTGAGAACTTATCAATTAGTGATTCTATCAGATTAGCTGTCGTTGCTTCTCATTTATCTATTCAAAAATTTGGCGCACAAGGCGGGATGCCAAAGCTATCAGAAGTTAAAGCAAAATTAAAAGAACTTGAAATTAATCTCTACTAAAAAAGAAAGAGAGTTAAATTTATGAAAAAAGAAGGAATACTTAATAGTGAATTAGCAAAAATTGCTGACGATTTGGGCCATACTGACCAAGTTTGTATTGGAGATTTAGGCTTACCAGTACCATCAGGTGTCAAAAAAATTGATTTAGCCCTGACAAGAGGAAAACCCAGTTTTCAAGAAGTGCTGGACATCTATTTGGAAAATATTTTAGTTGAAAAAGTCTATCTTGCTGAGGAAATAAAAGAAAATAATCCTGAACAGTTAGCGATTTTACTGACAAAATTATCAGCAGATGTTGAAATAGTTTTTGTCAGTCATGAAACCTTAAAATTAATGAATCATGAGGTCAAAGCAGTGGTGAGAACAGGAGAAAATACGCCTTATTCAAATATTATTTTACAATCAGGTGTCGCTTTGTGAAAAAGGAGGAGGTCAATTTTGAAAATAGAAATGAAGAACATTTCTAAATCATTTGGAACGAATAAAGTTCTTAAAGCAATTGATTTAACGATTAATTCAGGAGAAGTTCATGCCTTAATGGGAGAAAATGGGGCTGGAAAATCTACTTTGATGAATATTCTAACTGGTCTATTTCCAGCTTCTGGTGGGGAAATTGAGATTGACAGTGAAAAGAAAATTTTTAAAAATCCTCAGGAAGCAGAAGGATTTGGAATTAGTTTTATTCATCAGGAAATGAATACTTGGCCTGATTTAACAGTCTTAGAGAATCTTTTTTTAGGACGAGAGATAAAAAATAAATTTGGTATTTTAGATACGAAGGCCATGCGAAAAAAAGCAAATTTTGCTTTTGAACAGCTGGGAGTAAAAATTGATTTAGACAAAGAAATTGGTAATTTATCAGTTGGTCAGCAACAAATGGTTGAAATAGCTAAAAGTTTTTTGTCTGATTTAAAAATTTTGATTATGGATGAACCAACAGCAGCATTGACCGAAAGAGAAACAGAAAGATTGTTTTCAGTTATTGCTGGTCTAAAAAATCAAGGGGTTGGAATTATTTATATTTCTCATCGAATGGAAGAAATTTTTAAAATCACAGATTGTGTAACTGTCATGCGTGATGGCCTAGTCATTGATACACAAAAGACGAAAGAAACCAACGTTGATGAATTAGTTAGAAAAATGGTTGGTCGGTCAATTACAGATTACTATCCCCAAAAAAATGCTGAAATTCGAGAAATTGTATTTGAAGCCGACCATTTATCGGCAGAATCTTTTAAAGACATTTCATTTTCAGTTCGTTCAGGTGAAATTCTCGGATTTGCAGGACTCATGGGAGCTGGTAGAACTGAGGTCATGCGAGCAATTTTTGGAATTGATAAGCTAAAATCAGGTACGATAAAAATTAATGGAAAGAGTCTAACTATCAATAACCCGGCACAAGCAATCAAAGAAGGAATTGGCTTTTTAACAGAAGACCGAAAAGATGAAGGACTTGTTCTTGATTTCTCAATAAAAGATAATATTACTCTTCCGAGTACAAAGGATTTTATTCATCATGGCCTCTTTGACGATAAAACAGCAACAACTTTTGTTAAGCAACTCTCTGAGCGTCTTAATGTTAAAGCGACAGATGAAGAACAAATAGTTGGTTCTCTATCTGGAGGAAATCAACAAAAAGTTGTCCTTGCCAAATGGATTGGCATTACGCCAAAAGTTTTAATCTTAGATGAACCAACACGAGGAGTCGACGTGGGAGCCAAGCGTGAAATTTATCAATTAATGAATGAACTTGCTGAACGTGGTGTTCCAATTATTATGATTTCAAGTGATTTACCCGAAATTCTTGGTGTTGCAGACCGAATTGCAGTGATGCATGAAGGAGAAATAGCAGGAATTTTAGCCAAAAATGAAGCAACACAAGAAAATGTGATGCAGCTCGCAACAGGAGGACAATAAGTGTGAAAGCTCTATCTCAAAAATTCAGTTCTTTAACGACAATGATTGCTCTGATTGTTTTGATGATTATCATTACGTGTATCAATCCCAACTTTATGACGGCAAACAATTTGCTAAATTTACTCTTACAAGTCACGGCTAATGGATTTATTGCTTTTGGGATGACCTTCGTAATTCTAACTTCAGGAATTGACCTGTCAGTTGGCGCAATTTTAGCCCTTTCAAGTGCAGTGTCCGCAGGTTTTATAGCCCAAGGAATGCCTTTACCGCTAGCAGTAGTCTGTGCGTTAATCATTGGTGCTTTTCTTGGAGCGATCAATGGTGCACTTATTGCCTATGGGAAATTGGCCCCTTTCATTGTAACTTTAGCTACTCAAATGGTTTACCGCGGAGCAACCCTTGTTTTTACTGATGGTAATCCAATTACTAAACACATGGATGGCTATTTCTTAGCCTATATTGGACAAGGTTATTTACTGGGTATTCCTTTCCCTGTTATTTTAATGATTCTTGTTTTCATTGTTTTATGGATTTTGCTTCATAAAACAGCCTTTGGTAAATCAGTTTATGCTTTGGGTGGTAATGAAAAAGCTGCTTATATTTCAGGAATTAAACTAAATAAAGTAAAAATTGCCATTTACACTTTATCTGGAGCAATGTCCGCAATTTCTGGTTTAATCATCAGTTCTCGTTTGTCATCAGCAACGCCACAAGCAGGTTCTGGATACGAAATGTATGCAATCGCTGCCGTTGTCCTTGGGGGAACCTCTCTAATGGGAGGAAAAGGGCGTATGTTTGGAACAATGATTGGGGTATTAATCATTGGTGTTCTAAATAATGGCTTAAATATAATTGGTGTGTCAGCCTTTTGGCAACAAGTCATCCAAGGATTAGTTATTCTCGTTGCAGTTCTTATCGATGTCATTCGTAGCAAACGGAAATAGGAGAGTTGAACATGAAATTAGTAAAAAAATTAACTTTTGCTTTTGTAGCTACTTTAGCAGTCTCAACTTTGACCGCATGTAGTCTTTATACCGGCATTCCAGGCCGTGATGGAAAAGAAAAAGTAGAAGAGGTAACGCATAAGAAACCAAATGAATTAAATATTGGTGTTTCTATTTCGACAACAAACAATCCTTATTTTGTTTCAATGAACAATGCGATTAAATCAATGGCCAAAGAAAAAAATACAAAATTAACGGTTTCTGATGCCCAAAATGATTCTGCAACACAATTAAATAATGTTCAAAATTTCATCAGCCAAAATGTGGATGCGATTTTAATTAATCCTGTAGATTCTGATGCCATTGTTCCAGCCATTAAAGCAGCCAATAATGCCCATATCCCAGTGATTGCAATGGATAGAGGATCAAATGGTGGAACAGTTTTAACAACCGTTGCCTCTGATAATGTGGCCGCTGGAAAAATGGCAGCTCAAGCCGTTGAAAAATTGGTTGGTAAAAACGTAAAAGTTCTGGAACTTTCTGGAACACCAGGAGCTTCGGCAACAATAGACCGTGGTAAAGGATTTAATAGTGAAGCTAAGACCTTAGGATTAAATATATTATCCAGTCAATCAGCTAATTTTGACAGAACAACTGGTTTAAATACGACTCAAAATATGCTCCAATCTCATAAAGACGTCCAAGCAATCTTTGCGCAAAATGATGAAATGGCACTGGGAGCAGCTAAAGCTGTGCAAGCCACTAGACAAAAAATAGCTATTTTTGGAATTGATGGTGAGTCTGAAACACATGATGCCATAAAAGCAGGGACAATGACCGCAACGATTGCTCAACAACCGGCTAAAATTGGTGAAATGGCTTTGCAAGCTACCTATGATTATTATCAAGGTAAAAAAATTGCACATATGATAAATTCGCCAATCTATCTTGTGGATAAAGATAATGTTGACCAACATCAATGGTAGTATAAAAATATAAATTCTGTCGCTAGGACAGAGTTTTTTTATTTTTAAAAATAAAGATGAATAATGAATAAAAATATAAATTTGTCCAAGTGACATTTTTAAACTTCGCAAAAAGTAAAATTTATAATATAATAGATAGCTGGGGCTCTTTTAGGTTTGTAAAATTAAAAAGAGTTTATCCTCTAAAAAAAGGAGAAAAAATGGGAGAAAATACTGTTCCTCAAAAATCTAGTGATAATGCGGGTTCAATAGTGGCTTTAATGGTGGCCCTATTGGTAGCAATCTTTGCTTTTCAGCTCAATGCTTCAATGCTCTCGCCTGCTTTGGTTACCATGCAGACCCAATTACACACGACAGCTTCGTCTATAGCACTAACACAAACCATCTTTTTTACAGCTGCGGCCTTATTTGCTCTATTTTTGCCTCGTTTGGCGGATTTGATTGGACGAAAAAAAGTTCTAATTGGAATGCTTACTTTGACAATGATTGGTTGTCTTATCTCAGGATTTGCTACAAATGTAGGGATTTTGATGATTGGTCGTATTTTACAAGGTGCTGCTGGCCCTGTGGTTCCGCTTTGTTTAATTATTATGCATGTGAAAGTGCGTGATGAGAAGAGATATGCAAAATTAATGGCCATACTCACTTCAATCAATGGTGGAATTGCTGGGGTTGATGCATTAGCAGGTGGTTGGCTAGTAAGTCATGGTGG from Lactococcus lactis carries:
- a CDS encoding substrate-binding domain-containing protein encodes the protein MKLVKKLTFAFVATLAVSTLTACSLYTGIPGRDGKEKVEEVTHKKPNELNIGVSISTTNNPYFVSMNNAIKSMAKEKNTKLTVSDAQNDSATQLNNVQNFISQNVDAILINPVDSDAIVPAIKAANNAHIPVIAMDRGSNGGTVLTTVASDNVAAGKMAAQAVEKLVGKNVKVLELSGTPGASATIDRGKGFNSEAKTLGLNILSSQSANFDRTTGLNTTQNMLQSHKDVQAIFAQNDEMALGAAKAVQATRQKIAIFGIDGESETHDAIKAGTMTATIAQQPAKIGEMALQATYDYYQGKKIAHMINSPIYLVDKDNVDQHQW
- the rbsK gene encoding ribokinase, giving the protein MTKVSVIGSISMDLVTRTNRVPNAGETVFGEDFAMVPGGKGANQAVAFARLSPNEVSMIGAVGKDAFGESILQNFKENAVLFENVGTVPQTTGIAQITLYDDDNRIIIIPGANNEVLPSYLADLWEKIKESQLVILQNEIPHETNLAIAKFCKENAIKVLYNPAPARKTDLEMIDFVDYITPNEHECKELFPNLALEEILKKYSNRLIVTLGSEGVIFHDGETLQKIPAIKAKVVDTTGAGDTFNGAFAFGLTENLSISDSIRLAVVASHLSIQKFGAQGGMPKLSEVKAKLKELEINLY
- a CDS encoding sugar ABC transporter ATP-binding protein is translated as MKIEMKNISKSFGTNKVLKAIDLTINSGEVHALMGENGAGKSTLMNILTGLFPASGGEIEIDSEKKIFKNPQEAEGFGISFIHQEMNTWPDLTVLENLFLGREIKNKFGILDTKAMRKKANFAFEQLGVKIDLDKEIGNLSVGQQQMVEIAKSFLSDLKILIMDEPTAALTERETERLFSVIAGLKNQGVGIIYISHRMEEIFKITDCVTVMRDGLVIDTQKTKETNVDELVRKMVGRSITDYYPQKNAEIREIVFEADHLSAESFKDISFSVRSGEILGFAGLMGAGRTEVMRAIFGIDKLKSGTIKINGKSLTINNPAQAIKEGIGFLTEDRKDEGLVLDFSIKDNITLPSTKDFIHHGLFDDKTATTFVKQLSERLNVKATDEEQIVGSLSGGNQQKVVLAKWIGITPKVLILDEPTRGVDVGAKREIYQLMNELAERGVPIIMISSDLPEILGVADRIAVMHEGEIAGILAKNEATQENVMQLATGGQ
- the rbsD gene encoding D-ribose pyranase; this encodes MKKEGILNSELAKIADDLGHTDQVCIGDLGLPVPSGVKKIDLALTRGKPSFQEVLDIYLENILVEKVYLAEEIKENNPEQLAILLTKLSADVEIVFVSHETLKLMNHEVKAVVRTGENTPYSNIILQSGVAL
- a CDS encoding ABC transporter permease, with the protein product MIALIVLMIIITCINPNFMTANNLLNLLLQVTANGFIAFGMTFVILTSGIDLSVGAILALSSAVSAGFIAQGMPLPLAVVCALIIGAFLGAINGALIAYGKLAPFIVTLATQMVYRGATLVFTDGNPITKHMDGYFLAYIGQGYLLGIPFPVILMILVFIVLWILLHKTAFGKSVYALGGNEKAAYISGIKLNKVKIAIYTLSGAMSAISGLIISSRLSSATPQAGSGYEMYAIAAVVLGGTSLMGGKGRMFGTMIGVLIIGVLNNGLNIIGVSAFWQQVIQGLVILVAVLIDVIRSKRK